TTGTCGGTACCGCCGAAGCCGGCGCCAAGGTCATTCTCACCGACGGCAGCGGCAACCCGATCGGTCAAACCACTGCTGATGGCAGCGGCAACTGGAGCTTCACCCCAGGCGTGCCACTTGCCAACGGCACCGTGATCAATGCGCTGGCCCAGGATGCCGCTGGCAACAGCAGCGGGCCGGTCAGCACTACCATTGACGCGGTGGCGCCTGGCGCACCGGTGATCAACCCGAGCAATGGCGCGATCATCAGCGGTACCGCCGAGATCGGTGCCAAGGTCATCCTTACTGACGGCAGCGGCAACCCGATCGGTCAAACCACTGCTGATGGCAGCGGCAACTGGAGCTTCACCCCCGGCGCGCCACTTGCCAACGGCACGGTAGTCAATGCCGTGGCCCAGGACGCCGCCGGCAACAACAGCGGCCCGGCCAGCACCACAGTGGATGCCGTGGCGCCTGCCGCACCGGTGATCAACCCGAGCAACGGCGCAGTCATCAGCGGTACTGCCGAAATCGGCGCCAAGGTCACGCTCACCGATGGCGGCGGCAACCCGATTGGTGAGACCACCGCCGATGGCAGCGGCAACTGGAGCTTCACCCCGGCCAGCCCGCTGGCCAACGGCACCGTGGTCAATGCCGTGGCCGAGGACGCCGCCGGCAATGACAGCGGGCCGGCAACCACTACGGTCGACAGCGTGGCACCTGGCGCGCCGGTGCTGAGCATCAGTGCCGACGGCGCGTTGCTCACCGGTACCGCCGAGGCCAACAGCCAGGTGCGCATCGTGGTCAACGGCGACAGCGCCAACCCGATCACGGTCAACGTCGATGGCAGCGGCAACTTCAGCCTGCCGTTCGCACCACCACTGATTACCGGCGAGCTGCTGTCGGCGGTGGCGGTGGATGCGGCCGGCAACGTCAGCGGCCCGGGCAGCGTCATTGCCCCGGACCTGGCGCCGCCAACCATCAGCGTGCCGGAAGCCGCCGATACCTGGATCAACGCCGCCGAAATCAGCGATGGCATCCAGGTCAACGTGAGCGTGCGGCCGACCATGCAGGCCGGCCAGGTGGTCACCGTCAAGTTCGCCGGCCAGAACGGCTATGAAGCCGAGGTCAGCCATACCCTGACGGCCGGTGATATCAGCGCTGGCAGCGTGACCCTGACCCTGACCCCGCCAGGCGGGCAGGGGCCGTTCCCGCAGGGCGCCTCGATCGTCACGGCCGACATCAACGGCGGCGCCGCCTCGACGCCGGCACCGTTCACCATCGACACCGTGCCGCCGGCCACCCCGGTGCTGTCGCTGGTCGGCAACCTGCTGACCATCTCTGCCGAACCTGGCACTGAGCTGACCGTCAACCTGACCGTCGGCGGGGTAGTCGCCACGGTAACGGTAACCGCCGACAACAGCGGGCTGGCGTCGCTGAACCTGCTCACTGACCTTGACATCGACTTCAGCTGGGACCAACTGCTCAGTGCCCAGGTCTCGGTGGTCGGCCGCGACCCGGCCGGCAACCCGAGCAACGTCGCCAGCATCGGCATTGGCGCCAGCATCGAGCAGCCGGTGACCATCGGCGGCTTCGGGGTCGATGTCAGCCTCAACCCGCTGAACCCCAGGTTTGGCTTCAGCGGTACCACCGAGGCCGGTTCCAGCCTGGTGATTCGCGTCATCACCCCGGTGCTGAACGTCGAACTGCTGCCAATCAACGCCGATGGCACTGGGCACTTTGCCCTGAACCTGCTGAGCCCGAGCGTCCTCACCCAGTTGGGGCTGAACATTACCGACATCCTCAACCTTGGCTCGCAGATCTCCTTCAACGTTGTCTCAACCGATGGTCAGGGCAACGACAGCGCCGCCTATGGCATCACCCTGGTGCCCAACGGCCTGTCGCTGAACATTGGCCAGATCGACGTCAACGGCACCGCCGGCGACGACGTGATGGCGGGGGCCAACGGCAGCTCCGAGCATATCAATGGCGGGGCCGGCAGCGACCTGATCTTCAACGTCGGCACCGGCGATCATGTGGTGGCGGGTGACGGCAACGACACCATCCAGATCACCGCCACCAACTTTGTCAGCATCGACGGCGGGGCGGGCTTCGATACCCTGTTGTTCGCCAACGGCATCGACCTGGACTACAACTCGGTGGGGGTCGGCACGCTGAGCAATATCGAGCGTATCGACCTGGGCAAGGGCGATTCGGGCAGTGTGCTGACCCTGACCGCAGCGGAGGTCAACGCCATTACCGATGCCAACAACACCCTGCAGATCACCGGTGAAAGCAACGACACCCTGAACGTGGTCGGGGCGGTGAACACCGGAACCAGCCAGGCGATCAACGGCGTCAACTACGACGTCTACACCTTTGGCGCCAACATCTTGCTGGTCGAGGACAATACGGTTCAGGTTGTCGTGTGATGGCAGCGCGCATGCAGTACGCGCGCAAGGGACGGCGGCAAGCGCAAGTGGCCCTGTGGCTGCTGGCGCTGGGCCTGCCGATGGTTGCGCCAGCCATGCCACTGGACCAGGCGGTCCGGGCAGGGCTGGCGATTCACCCTGAGGTGCGCTCGGCGATGGCCGAAGCCGATCGCGCCGGAACAGAAGTGGAGATTGCCAAAGGCGGCTACTACCCGTCGGTGTCGGTGTCTGGCGGGCCGCAGGAGTTCGATTTTGGCGACGTGGTCTACGACCTGACCGCCTCGCAGATGCTCTATGACTGGGGCCGGGTCAACAGCAAGGTCGACAGCGCCAGCGCCACCCAGCGCAAACTGTCGCAGGCACTGCTGGTGGCCCGCGACGATGCCGCGCTGGATATCGTCGAGACCTACCTGGATGTACTGGCGGCCGAGCGCCGGGTCGAGGCGGTGCGCGAGCACCTGCAGCGCCTCGGTGGCATCCGCCAGATGACCGAAGACCGTGGCGGCGACGGCTATGCCGACCGCAGCGAGCTGGACCGCGCCAACCTTGAACTGGCACGGGCCCAGGAGCAACTGGCGCTGGAGAAGGGCAACCTGCAGGATGCCCGCAACCAGTACGCCCTGCTGGTTGGCCAGGAACCCGATGCCCTCAGCGACCCCGAGCCGCTGTCGCTCAAGCGCTACCTGGCCTCAAGCGACCTGACCCGGGTGATCCACGACGCGCCCTTGCAACGCAAGGCGCTGGAAGACGCCAACGTTGCTGAAGCCCAGGTTCGCGAAGCCAAGGCGTCGTTGCTGCCGCAACTGAATATCGAAGCCACAGCCTTGCGCCGGGAAGTCGGCGGGCATCCGGAAAGCGACTCGGTGGTGGCCCTGCGCTTGCGCATGGACACCTTCCAGGGCCTGTCCAACTTCCGCCGCCCGACCGCCGCGCAGCAACGCCTGGAGTCGGCGCGCTTTACCGCCGATGCCATGCAGCGCGACATCCGCCGCCAATTGCAGACCTTGTTCGACAACAGCGAAACCCTGGGTTGGCGGGAGAAGTCGCTGCAGCAGCAGGTCACCGAGTCGGCGCAGGTCAGCGAGCTGTACCGCGAGCAGTTCGAGGTGGGCCGGCGCGATGTGATCGACCTGCTCAACGTCCAGCGTGAACGCTTCGAGGCCGAGCGGCAACTGATCAACCTGCACATCGAACGCAAACGCATCGAGTACCGGGCGGCCGCACAGGTCGGCTTGTTGGGCCCACTGGTGGAGAATCGCTTGAATGGAAGCTGACAACAGGATTGCCGACAACGTCGTGGTGCTCAACCACGACCCTCTCAACGATCCGCTGCGCGAGGGCTTGCTGTTGCTGTGCCGGCAATTGGGGCGGCCGCTGGGCGATGCCGAGCTGGTCGACGGCTTGCCGTTGGAGCACGGCCGCCTGCCGCTGCGCATGGTCGCCCGGGCTTTGCGCCGCGCCGATATCACCGCGCGGGTCGATCAACTGCCGCTGGCGCAGATGGACAACTACCTGCTGCCCGCGCTGTTGCTGCTCAACGACGGGCGCAGCCTGGTGCTGGTCAAGCTCGACGCTGAGCACGCTCAGGTGCTGGTACCGCAGAGCGATGGCGGCGGCGAGCGTTTGCCCCTGGCTGAACTGGGGGCGCTGTACAGCGGCACGGCGGTGTTCGCCAAGTGCCGGTTTCGCGCCGACGAGCGGGTAGGGGATTACGCCAGGGCGGTGCCCGAGCACTGGTTTTTCGGCCCGCTGAAAAAGCTCTGGCGTTCTTACGCCGAAGTGGCCGCCGCCGCCCTGGTGGCCAACGTCCTGGCGATTGCCTCGGCGCTGTTCGCCATGCAGGTATATGACCGCGTGGTGCCCAACGCCGCCTTCGACACCCTGTGGATTCTGGCCAGCGGCGTGGCCCTGGCGATTGTCCTCGACGGCGTGCTGCGGATCATGCGCGGGCATTTGCTCAACGTGCTGGGCAAGCGCCTCGACCTGCAGCTCTCCAGCCTGTTGTTCTCGCGGGTGCTGAGCACGCGGATCGCCGCCAAGCCTGCGTCCATGGGCGCCTTCAGCACCCAGGTGCGCGAGTTCGAGTCGGTGCGCGAGTTCTTTACCTCATCCAGCGCCGCGCTGATCAGCGACTTGCCGTTCGTGCTGATCTTTTTGTTGATCATTGCCCTGATCGGCGGCCAGGTGGTCTGGGTTCCGATCGTCGCCTGTGTGCTGATGGTACTGCCGGGGCTGCTGACCCAGCGCCTGCTGGGTAATCTGTCGCGGCAGAACCTGCGCGAAGGGGCGATGAAAAACGGCGTGCTGCTGGAAGCCTTCGAGCACCTGGAAACGGTCAAGGCCACCCGCGCCGAAGGCCGTTGCCTGCAGCAGTGGGAAACCCTGACCGGCGAGCTTTCAAGCACGGCAATGAAAACCCACGCCCTGGCCTCGAGCCTGAGCTACGCCTCGAGCATCGTCCAGCAATTGTGCTATGTCGGCGTGGTGGTGTTCGGTGTCTACCGCATCAGCGAAGGGGCGATGACCGTCGGTGCCCTGGTGGCCTGTTCGATCCTCGCCTCGCGAGCCATCGCGCCGCTGTCCCAGGCGGCTGGCATTCTCGGGCGCTGGCAGCACACCAAGGTGGCCATGGAAGGCCTCGACCAGTTGATGGCCGCCGAGCAGGAGCGGCCCCAGGGCAAGCGCTTCGTGCACAAGCCGCACCTGCACGGGCACTTTCGCCTTGAAGGCGTGCGCCTGAGCCACGGTGACAGCCCACCGGTGGTGGACATTCAGGCACTGACCATCCAGGCCGGCGAGCGGGTAGCGCTGCTGGGCGGCAACGGCGCCGGCAAGTCGACCCTGCTGCGCCTGCTCAGCGGCTTGCTCGATGCCCAGGCCGGGCGCCTGCTGCTCGATGACGTCGCCCTCAGCCAGATCGACCCGGCCGACCGCCAGCGCGGTATTGGCTACCTGCCCCAGGAGGTGGCGTTGTTCCAGGGCAGCCTGCGCGACAACCTCAACCTCGAAAGCGCCGCCCTGAGCGATGACGAACTGCTGGAAACCCTCGACGGCGTCGGCCTCGGCGCTTTCGTGCGCAGCCATTCGCTGGGCCTGGACATGCCGCTGCAGGGCAACGCCAGTTTGTCTGGCGGCCAGCGCCAGGCCGTGGGCCTGGCCCGGGTACTGCTGCAGGACCCGCCAATACTGCTGCTCGACGAACCCACTGCAGCCTTCGACCAGAGCAGCGAAAAACAGGTGATCGACTACCTGCAGCAATGGCTGGGCAAACGCACCCTGATCATCACCACGCACAAAAAAAGCATGCTTGCCCTGGTCGAGCGCGCGGTGGTGCTGCGCCAGGGCCGGGTGATCATGGATGGCCCGCTGGACCAGGTGGTGCAGGGCAGTCAGGTACAGGCCCCACAGGCCGCAGGAGGTGCACATGGACTCTGAGCGCAAGGCGGCGAAACTGCGCCGCGAGCTGGCCGACCCGCTGCTGGCGGTGACCCACCCGGTGTACCGGCCGCTGTTGTGGCTGTTGCTGGCCTGCATCCTCATCGCTATCGCCTGGGCGGCCTGGGCCGAGCTCGACGAGGTCACCCGTGGCGATGGTCGGGTGGTGCCGTACAGCCGCATCCAGAAGATCCAGAGCCTGGAAGGCGGCATCCTCGACCGCCTGCTGGTCAAGGAGGGCGAGCTGGTGGAGGTTGGCCAGCCGCTGGTGCGCCTGGATGAAACGCGCTTTCTGACCAACGTCCAGGAGTCGACCAACCAGGCCGACGGCCTGCGCGCGGCGATCGCCCGTCTGGATGCCGAGGTGCTGGGCAAGGAACGCATCGAGTTCGGCCCCGGGGTCGACCCCGACAGCCCGTTGGCGCGCTCCGAGCGCGAGCTGTTCAAGTCGCGGCGCGGCAAGTTGCTGGAAAACACCCGCTCGATCCAGGCGCAGATCCGCCTGGCCCAGAGCCAGCTCGACCTGGTGCGCCCGCTGGTGGCCAAGCGCGCGGTCAGCCAGATGGAGGCATTGAAACTCAGCCAGGACATCGCCACCCTCAACGGCAAGCTCACCGAGCTGAAGAACACCTACTTCCAGGACGCCTACACCGAGCGCTCGCAGCGCAAGGCCGACCTCAGCGCCCTGGAGCCGATCATCCAGCAACGCCAGGACCAGTTGCGCCGCACCGAGATCCTGTCGCCGGTGCGCGGGCGGGTCAACACCGTGCTGATCAACACCCGCGGCGGGGTGATCCAGCCGGGCGAGGCGATCATGGAGGTGATCCCGGTAGAAGAGCGCCTGCTGGTCGAGGCGCGAATCAAGCCGCGGGACGTGGCCTTCCTGGTGCCGGGCATGCCGGCCAAGGTCAAGATCACCGCCTACGACTTCTCCATCTATGGCGACCTCAAGGGCACCCTGGAGCAGATCAGCGCCGACACCATCGAGGAAGACACCCCGCGCGGCAAAGAGTCGTACTACCAGGTGCTGATCAAAACCGACGGCAGCCAGCTGAAGAAGGGCGATGAGGTGCTGCCGATCATCCCCGGCATGGTTGCCGAGGTGGATATCCTCAGCGGCAAGCGCACAGTGCTCAATTATCTGATCAGGCCGCTGGTCAAAGCGCGCCTGTACTAGCGAGTCCCTGTGGGAACCGGCCTTGCCGGTGAAGGGCTGCGCAGCAGCCCTTAGTTTTTTACTCTCCAACAACCACAAAAATCATAATTTCGCCTTTCTTCGCGCTCTCCCAGAATGCGACCTACACCCTCCCACGGCCACCCGCGTGGGACAACTCAGTAGGGCGCAGACATGACAACCAATAAAACCAAGATCGATACGCTCGTAGTGGGCGCCGGGCAAGCCGGCGTGGCCATGAGTGAACACCTGAGCCGCCTGGGCGTGCCGCACCTGGTGCTGGAGCGCAACCGTATCGCCGAAGCCTGGCGCACCGGTCGCTGGGATTCGCTGGTGGCCAATGGGCCGGCCTGGCACGACCGCTTCCCGGGCCTGGAGTTCGACGGCCTCGACCCGGACGCCTTCGCTGGTAAAGACCAGGTGGCCGATTACTTCGAAGCCTACGCGCGCAAATTCAACGCACCGATCCGCACTGGCGTCGAAGTTACCCAGGTGCTGCGCAACAGCGATCGTCCGGGGTTCACCGTGCACACCAGCGATGGCGTGATCGAGGCCCAGCAGGTGGTGGTTGCCACCGGCCCGTTCCAGCGCCCGGTGATCCCGCCGATTGCGCCGAAGCAGTCGAACGTATTGCAGATGCACTCGGCCGCCTACCGCAACCCGCAGCAGTTGCCTGAAGGCGCGGTGCTGGTGGTTGGCGCCGGCTCATCGGGGGTGCAGATCGCCGATGAACTGCAGCGTGCCGGCAAGCAGGTGTACCTCTCGGTCGGCGCCCACGACCGGCCGCCACGGGCCTACCGCAACCGTGACTTCTGCTGGTGGCTGGGGGTGCTCGGCGAGTGGGATGCCGAGACCATGCAGCCGGGCAAGGAGCACGTGACTATCGCCGTCAGCGGTGCCCGCGGCGGCCACACCGTGGATTTTCGCCGCCTGGCCCAACAAGGCATGACCCTGGTCGGCCTGACCAAGGGCTTTGATAACGGCGTGGTCAGCTTTGAAGCCAACCTGGCCGAAAACATCGCCCGCGGCGACGAGAACTACCTGGCGCTGCTCGATGCCGCCGACGCCTACATTGCCCGCAATGGCCTGGACCTGCCGCAAGAGCCGCAAGCGCGGGAAATTCTCCCTGATCCGCAATGCCTGACCCAACCGTTGCTGGAACTCGACCTGGCCAAGGCCGGGGTCGGCACCATCATCTGGGCCACCGGCTATTCGGTGGACTACAGCTGGCTGCAGGTCGACGCCTTCAAGGACAACGGCAAGCCCCGGCACCAGCGCGGCGTGTCCAGCGAGCCGGGGGTGTACTTCGTCGGCCTGCCTTGGCTGTCGCGGCGCGGCTCGGCGTTTATCTGGGGGGTGTGGCACGACGCCAAGCACATCGCCGATCACATCGCCAAACAGCGCACCTACCTCAATTACCGCGACGCTTCGCAGCGCCAGGCCGAACAGCAAGCGTCCAGCCAACCAGCCAGCCTCATGGGAGCCCGTTGATGCCTACTCATACCCGTATTCGCATGTTCAACACCAAAGACACCTACCCCAACCAGACCCTGGACAACGACCTGTGCCAGGCCGTGCGTGCCGGCAACACCGTGTATGTGCGCGGCCAGGTGGGTACCGACTTCAATGGCCAGCTGGTCGGCCTGGGTGACCCGCGGGCGCAAGCCGAGCAGGCCATGCGCAACGTCAAGCAACTGCTGGAGGAGGCCGGCAGCGACCTCAGCCATATCGTCAAGACCACCACCTACCTGATCGACCCGCGCTATCGCGAGCCGGTGTATCAGGAAGTCGGTAAATGGCTCAAGGGCGTGTTCCCGATCTCCACCGGCCTGGTGGTCAGCGCCCTCGGCCAGCCGCAGTGGCTGATGGAAATCGACGTGATCGCGGTCATCCCCGAATAAGGAGCGTGCCATGACCTTCTCCATCGTTGGCCGCTGCGCCGAAACCGGCCAGCTGGGCATTGCCATCAGCTCTTCAAGCATCGCCGTTGGTGCTCGCTGCCCGTGGCTGCGCACAGGCGTCGGTGCGGTGTCGAGCCAGAACATCACCTTGCCGGCCCTCGGCCCGCAGATCCTCGATGGCCTGGACGAAGGCCTGGCGCCGCACCAGGCCCTGGACCGCGCCTTGACCCGAAACGGCTACAGCCAGTACCGCCAGGTGGCAGTGGTCGATGCCCAGGGCCGCACCGCGGTGTTCAGCGGCAATCATGCGCTGGGCATCAACCATGCCGTGGCCGGCGAACAATGCGTGGCCGCCGGCAACCTGCTGGCCAACAGCGCGGTGATCGAGCGCATGGTCGAGGCCTTCGAGCGCAGCGAAGGCTGCCTGGCCGCGCGTTTGCTGACCGCCCTTGAGGCCGGCCAGGACGCCGGCGGCGAAGCCGGGGCGGTGCATTCGGCGGCGCTGTCGGTGGTCGGCGAGCTGGTCTGGCCGATCGTTGACCTGCGCGTCGACTGGGCTGAGGACAACCCCATCGGCGAATTGGGCAAGCTCTGGAACGCCTATGAGCCGCAGTTGCAGGACTACCTGACCCGCGCCCTCAACCCGACCCTGGCGCCAAGCTACGGAGTGCCGGGCGATGAGTGAGCTGCGCAGCCGTGCATTGTTGGCCAGCCTGATCGGCTTTGCCACGGTCAGCCGCGATTCGAACCTGGCCTTGATCGAGTTCGTCCGCGACTACCTGCACGGCCTGGGTGTGAGCTGCGAGCTGATCTACAACACGCAGCGGACCAAGGCCAACCTGCTGGCCAGCATTGGCCCGGCAGTGGCGGGCGGTGTGGTGCTGTCGGGCCATACCGATGTGGTGCCGGTGGACGGCCAGGCGTGGACCGTCGAGCCATTCAGCCTCACCGAGCGCGACGGCAAGCTGTACGGCCGCGGCGCCGCCGACATGAAAGGCTACCTGGCTTCGGTACTGGCGGCAGTACCGCTGTTTCTTAAAAGCCCGCTGCGCCGGCCGGTGCACCTGGCGTTCTCGTATGACGAGGAAGTCGGCTGCCTGGGCGTACGCAGCCTGCTCGAGGTGCTGCCCCAGCGCATCGCGCAACCGGCCTTGTGCCTGATTGGCGAGCCGACCCAGCTCAAACCGGTGCTTGGCCACAAGGGCAAGCTGGCCATGCGTTGCCATGTACACGGCGCGCCGTGCCATTCGGCCTATGCGCCGTATGGCGTCAACGCCATCGAACAGGCGGCGCGGCTGATCGCTCGCCTGGGCGAGATCGGCCAGCGCCTGGCCGCGCCGCAGCATCACGATCAACGCTTTGACCCGGCGTTTTCCACCGTGCAGGTCGGGGTGATCCAGGGCGGTACGGCGCTGAACATCGTCCCGGCCGATTGCCGCTTCGACTTTGAAGTGCGTGCCTTGCCGGCGTTCGAACCGCAGGCGGTGGTGGACGAGCTGCACACCTACGCGCAGCACACCCTGCTGCCGGCCATGCAGGCGATCAAGGCTGATACGGCGATCCGCTTCGAAGCACTCTCGGCCTACCCGGGCCTGGCCACTGCACCTGAGAGCGGCGCAGCACAACTGGTGGCGCAGCTGTGTGGCAGCGATGCCTTCAGCACCGTGGCCTTTGGCACCGAAGGCGGCCTGTTCGATGAGGCCGGAATCCCGGCGGTGGTGTGCGGGCCGGGCAGCATGGAGCAGGGTCACAAGCCGGATGAATTTGTCAGCGTCGAGCAGATGGCGGCCTGTGACCGCCTGATGGATCGCCTGGCCGAATACCTCTCCAACAACGGATAACAACAAGGAGTCTGCAGTGAACGATTTCAACCAGTGGACCAGCCTGGCGCAACAGCAGCGCCTGATCGACAGCGCATTTATTCAAGGCGAGGCCTGTCAGGCCGAAAGCGGCGCACGATTCGCGGTGATCAACCCGGCCACCGGCACATTGCTGGCCCAGGTCGCCGCTTGCGGCCAGGCCGAGGTTGACCGGGCCGTGCGCAGCGCCCGCCAGGCCTTCGAACAAGGCCCCTGGGCAAAGATGGCGCCCGGCGAGCGCAAGGCCGTGCTGTTGCGCCTGGCGCAGTTGATGCTCGAGCACCGCGCCGAACTGGCCTTGCTCGACTCGCTGAGCATGGGCAAGCCGGTGATGGATGCCTGGAACATCGACGTGCCGGGCGCGGCCCATGTGTTCGCCTGGTACGGCGAAAGCCTCGACAAGCTCTACGACCAGGTGGCGCCGACCGCCAGCAATGCCCTGGCGACCATCACCCGCGTGCCGCTGGGGGTGATCGGGGCGGTGGTGCCGTGGAATTTCCCGCTGGACATGGCCGCCTGGAAACTCGCCCCGGCGTTAGCCGCCGGTAACAGCGTGGTGCTCAAGCCCGCCGAGCAGTCGCCGTTCTCGGCGCTGCGCCTGGCAGAGCTTGCGATTGAAGCGGGCCTGCCCAAGGGCGTGCTCAACGTGGTGCCGGGGCTGGGCGAGGAGGCCGGTCGCGCCCTGGGCCTGCACATGGACGTCGATACCCTGGTGTTTACCGGCTCCACCGAAGTCGGCAAGTACTTCATGCAATACGCCGCGCAGTCGAACCTCAAGCAGGTGTGGCTGGAATGCGGCGGCAAGAGCCCGAACCTGGTGTTCGCCGATTGCCAGGACCTGGACCTGGCGGCCGAGAAAGCCGCGTTCGGCATCTTCTTCAACCAGGGCGAAGTCTGCTCGGCCAACTCGCGCCTGCTGCTGCAACGTTCGATCGCCGACGCGTTCATCGAGCGGCTGATCGTCAAGGCGCGCCAGTGGCTGCCGGGCAACCCGCTGAACCCGGCAAGCCGCGCCGGGGCCATTGTCGACAGCCGCCAGGCGCAGCGGATCATGCACTACATCGAGCAGGCCCAGGCTGAAGGCGCGCAACTGGTGTGTGGTGGTCGACAGCTGAGTTTCGACAGTTCGAGCAACTTCATCGAGCCGACGATTTTTACCGGCGTCACCGCCGACATGACCCTGGCCCGCGAAGAAGTGTTCGGCCCGGTGCTGGCGGTCAGCGTGTTCGATGACGAAGACCAGGCGGTGGCCATGGCCAACGATCACATCTATGGCCTGGCGGCGTCGCTGTGGACCGACGACCTCAACCGCGCCCACCGCGTCGCCCGGCGGCTGAATGCCGGCACGGTGTCGGTCAATACCGTCGATGCCCTGGACGTCTGCGTGCCCTTTGGCGGCGGCAAGCAGTCGGGCTTTGGCCGCGACCTGTCGCTGCATTCGTTCGACAAGTACACGCAGTTGAAAACGACCTGGATTCAGCTGCGCGGCTGATGGCCTGTGGGAGCGGGCTTGACCCGCGATGAGGCCAGCACAGGCAACACCTAATAACAACAATTCGGAGCACCCGATGAACAGCAATGCAAGCGTGCAAACCGGCGCCCTGGCGCCGCCTGCAAGTCGCAAGAAACTCGGCCTTACCGCGCTGCTGGCGGTGGCCATCGGCCTGGTGGTGTCCCAGGGCGTCATGGTGCTGATGCTGCAAGGCGTCGGCATCGCCGGCCTGGGCTTTATCGTGCCGCTGGGCCTGGCTTACCTGCTGGCCCTGAGTTACGCCTGTTCGTTCTCGGAACTGGCGCTGATGATCCCCCGCGCCGGCAGCCTGAGCAGCTACACCGAAGTCGCCATCGGCCAGTTCCCGGCGATCCTCGCGACCTTTTCCGGCTATGTCGTGGTGGCGATGTTCGCGCTGTCGGCCGAGCTGTTGCTGATGGAGTTCATCATCGACAAGGTCTACCCACACTCGATGCCACCGCTTACCGTGGCCCTGGGTGTACTGGCGCTGTTCACTGTGCTCAACCTGTTCAACATCGACATCTTCGCCCGCCTGCAAACCGTGCTGGCGATGGTGATGACCGTGGTGCTGCTGGTGATGG
This portion of the Pseudomonas sp. SORT22 genome encodes:
- the argE gene encoding acetylornithine deacetylase, encoding MSELRSRALLASLIGFATVSRDSNLALIEFVRDYLHGLGVSCELIYNTQRTKANLLASIGPAVAGGVVLSGHTDVVPVDGQAWTVEPFSLTERDGKLYGRGAADMKGYLASVLAAVPLFLKSPLRRPVHLAFSYDEEVGCLGVRSLLEVLPQRIAQPALCLIGEPTQLKPVLGHKGKLAMRCHVHGAPCHSAYAPYGVNAIEQAARLIARLGEIGQRLAAPQHHDQRFDPAFSTVQVGVIQGGTALNIVPADCRFDFEVRALPAFEPQAVVDELHTYAQHTLLPAMQAIKADTAIRFEALSAYPGLATAPESGAAQLVAQLCGSDAFSTVAFGTEGGLFDEAGIPAVVCGPGSMEQGHKPDEFVSVEQMAACDRLMDRLAEYLSNNG
- a CDS encoding type I secretion system permease/ATPase; the protein is MEADNRIADNVVVLNHDPLNDPLREGLLLLCRQLGRPLGDAELVDGLPLEHGRLPLRMVARALRRADITARVDQLPLAQMDNYLLPALLLLNDGRSLVLVKLDAEHAQVLVPQSDGGGERLPLAELGALYSGTAVFAKCRFRADERVGDYARAVPEHWFFGPLKKLWRSYAEVAAAALVANVLAIASALFAMQVYDRVVPNAAFDTLWILASGVALAIVLDGVLRIMRGHLLNVLGKRLDLQLSSLLFSRVLSTRIAAKPASMGAFSTQVREFESVREFFTSSSAALISDLPFVLIFLLIIALIGGQVVWVPIVACVLMVLPGLLTQRLLGNLSRQNLREGAMKNGVLLEAFEHLETVKATRAEGRCLQQWETLTGELSSTAMKTHALASSLSYASSIVQQLCYVGVVVFGVYRISEGAMTVGALVACSILASRAIAPLSQAAGILGRWQHTKVAMEGLDQLMAAEQERPQGKRFVHKPHLHGHFRLEGVRLSHGDSPPVVDIQALTIQAGERVALLGGNGAGKSTLLRLLSGLLDAQAGRLLLDDVALSQIDPADRQRGIGYLPQEVALFQGSLRDNLNLESAALSDDELLETLDGVGLGAFVRSHSLGLDMPLQGNASLSGGQRQAVGLARVLLQDPPILLLDEPTAAFDQSSEKQVIDYLQQWLGKRTLIITTHKKSMLALVERAVVLRQGRVIMDGPLDQVVQGSQVQAPQAAGGAHGL
- a CDS encoding TolC family protein, producing the protein MAARMQYARKGRRQAQVALWLLALGLPMVAPAMPLDQAVRAGLAIHPEVRSAMAEADRAGTEVEIAKGGYYPSVSVSGGPQEFDFGDVVYDLTASQMLYDWGRVNSKVDSASATQRKLSQALLVARDDAALDIVETYLDVLAAERRVEAVREHLQRLGGIRQMTEDRGGDGYADRSELDRANLELARAQEQLALEKGNLQDARNQYALLVGQEPDALSDPEPLSLKRYLASSDLTRVIHDAPLQRKALEDANVAEAQVREAKASLLPQLNIEATALRREVGGHPESDSVVALRLRMDTFQGLSNFRRPTAAQQRLESARFTADAMQRDIRRQLQTLFDNSETLGWREKSLQQQVTESAQVSELYREQFEVGRRDVIDLLNVQRERFEAERQLINLHIERKRIEYRAAAQVGLLGPLVENRLNGS
- a CDS encoding HlyD family efflux transporter periplasmic adaptor subunit, whose protein sequence is MDSERKAAKLRRELADPLLAVTHPVYRPLLWLLLACILIAIAWAAWAELDEVTRGDGRVVPYSRIQKIQSLEGGILDRLLVKEGELVEVGQPLVRLDETRFLTNVQESTNQADGLRAAIARLDAEVLGKERIEFGPGVDPDSPLARSERELFKSRRGKLLENTRSIQAQIRLAQSQLDLVRPLVAKRAVSQMEALKLSQDIATLNGKLTELKNTYFQDAYTERSQRKADLSALEPIIQQRQDQLRRTEILSPVRGRVNTVLINTRGGVIQPGEAIMEVIPVEERLLVEARIKPRDVAFLVPGMPAKVKITAYDFSIYGDLKGTLEQISADTIEEDTPRGKESYYQVLIKTDGSQLKKGDEVLPIIPGMVAEVDILSGKRTVLNYLIRPLVKARLY
- a CDS encoding NAD(P)/FAD-dependent oxidoreductase, which encodes MTTNKTKIDTLVVGAGQAGVAMSEHLSRLGVPHLVLERNRIAEAWRTGRWDSLVANGPAWHDRFPGLEFDGLDPDAFAGKDQVADYFEAYARKFNAPIRTGVEVTQVLRNSDRPGFTVHTSDGVIEAQQVVVATGPFQRPVIPPIAPKQSNVLQMHSAAYRNPQQLPEGAVLVVGAGSSGVQIADELQRAGKQVYLSVGAHDRPPRAYRNRDFCWWLGVLGEWDAETMQPGKEHVTIAVSGARGGHTVDFRRLAQQGMTLVGLTKGFDNGVVSFEANLAENIARGDENYLALLDAADAYIARNGLDLPQEPQAREILPDPQCLTQPLLELDLAKAGVGTIIWATGYSVDYSWLQVDAFKDNGKPRHQRGVSSEPGVYFVGLPWLSRRGSAFIWGVWHDAKHIADHIAKQRTYLNYRDASQRQAEQQASSQPASLMGAR
- a CDS encoding RidA family protein, with product MPTHTRIRMFNTKDTYPNQTLDNDLCQAVRAGNTVYVRGQVGTDFNGQLVGLGDPRAQAEQAMRNVKQLLEEAGSDLSHIVKTTTYLIDPRYREPVYQEVGKWLKGVFPISTGLVVSALGQPQWLMEIDVIAVIPE
- a CDS encoding DUF1028 domain-containing protein, producing MTFSIVGRCAETGQLGIAISSSSIAVGARCPWLRTGVGAVSSQNITLPALGPQILDGLDEGLAPHQALDRALTRNGYSQYRQVAVVDAQGRTAVFSGNHALGINHAVAGEQCVAAGNLLANSAVIERMVEAFERSEGCLAARLLTALEAGQDAGGEAGAVHSAALSVVGELVWPIVDLRVDWAEDNPIGELGKLWNAYEPQLQDYLTRALNPTLAPSYGVPGDE